In one window of Zingiber officinale cultivar Zhangliang chromosome 11A, Zo_v1.1, whole genome shotgun sequence DNA:
- the LOC122032951 gene encoding probable membrane-associated kinase regulator 2 isoform X1 has product MKLLRLLTQAKQGGGPLFLSSRRAAIVTTTISTTVDFGGGGDCEDDGPFFDLEFMTLPLQDGARHALEKQQQKYSDAESDEEADEFELAMSPEGARCGLEGCGGGSLRRMDGVAVFSDDLFLKGRLFPLQPPLLGDFAASEPGSSTPQVPAFVNPAAKFRAFKLGFRRKSNSSFPPADPADKPFVNFKTEAAAAAAAAHFTRDISSRSSCSSSSGASRFPKDVLHRYISKIKPLYVLLSKRYSKKLRFSGPLVSSDAGKVRPAGELGEDGFGDHPKDQPSAASGPKRSLKAQDANIPAGLRVVCRRLRKSRSASAAVSFRSPSLASGRRDDSLLEQQDGIQSAIAHCKRSFNKGSESPLTRSRSDPGDGRSAESSRSCDVVVSSSSVPNFY; this is encoded by the exons ATGAAGCTCCTCAGACTCCTCACTCAAGCTAAACAAGGCGGCGGGCCACTTTTCCTTTCTTCGAGGCGCGCCGCCATCGTCACCACCACCATCTCCACCACCGTTGACTTCGGCGGCGGCGGAGATTGTGAGGACGACGGCCCTTTCTTCGACCTCGAGTTCATGACCTTACCGCTGCAGGATGGAGCGCGGCATGCTCTAGAAAAGCAACAGCAGAAGTACTCTGACGCGGAGTCGGATGAGGAGGCCGACGAGTTCGAGCTCGCGATGTCCCCGGAGGGTGCAAGGTGCGGGCTTGAAGGCTGCGGCGGCGGTAGCCTCCGACGCATGGACGGCGTCGCCGTCTTCTCTGACGATCTCTTCCTCAAAGGTAGGCTCTTCCCGCTTCAGCCGCCTTTGCTCGGTGATTTTGCAGCGTCGGAGCCGGGGTCATCGACGCCTCAAGTTCCGGCCTTTGTCAACCCTGCCGCCAAGTTTCGCGCCTTCAAGCTGGGATTTCGCAGGAAATCGAATTCGAGCTTCCCGCCAGCTGATCCCGCTGACAAACCGTTTGTGAATTTCAAAACAGAggctgcggcggcggcggcggcggcccaCTTTACCAGGGACATCAGCTCCCGAAGCTCCTGCAGCAGCAGCTCCGGCGCGAGTCGGTTTCCTAAGGACGTGCTTCATCGCTACATCAGCAAGATCAAGCCGCTCTACGTCCTGCTCTCTAAGCGGTACAGCAAGAAGCTACGCTTCTCTGGGCCGCTGGTATCCAGCGACGCCGGTAAGGTGCGCCCCGCCGGGGAGCTCGGTGAAGATGGCTTCGGAGATCACCCGAAAGATCAACCTTCGGCGGCGAGTGGCCCCAAGCGATCGTTGAAGGCCCAAGATGCGAACATCCCAGCGGGGCTGAGGGTGGTGTGCCGACGGCTAAGGAAGAGCCGATCAGCGTCGGCCGCCGTCTCATTCCGCTCTCCTTCGCTGGCGTCCGGGCGACGCGACGACTCGCTCCTGGAGCAGCAAGACGGCATCCAAAGCGCCATCGCCCACTGCAAGCGCTCCTTCAACAAAG GTTCCGAGTCGCCGCTTACTCGATCAAGAAGCGATCCCGGCGACGGCAGATCAGCAGAATCCAGCAGGAGCTGCGACGTCGTCGTATCATCATCGTCCGTTCCGAATTTTTATTAG
- the LOC122032951 gene encoding probable membrane-associated kinase regulator 2 isoform X2, translating to MKLLRLLTQAKQGGGPLFLSSRRAAIVTTTISTTVDFGGGGDCEDDGPFFDLEFMTLPLQDGARHALEKQQQKYSDAESDEEADEFELAMSPEGARCGLEGCGGGSLRRMDGVAVFSDDLFLKEAAAAAAAAHFTRDISSRSSCSSSSGASRFPKDVLHRYISKIKPLYVLLSKRYSKKLRFSGPLVSSDAGKVRPAGELGEDGFGDHPKDQPSAASGPKRSLKAQDANIPAGLRVVCRRLRKSRSASAAVSFRSPSLASGRRDDSLLEQQDGIQSAIAHCKRSFNKGSESPLTRSRSDPGDGRSAESSRSCDVVVSSSSVPNFY from the exons ATGAAGCTCCTCAGACTCCTCACTCAAGCTAAACAAGGCGGCGGGCCACTTTTCCTTTCTTCGAGGCGCGCCGCCATCGTCACCACCACCATCTCCACCACCGTTGACTTCGGCGGCGGCGGAGATTGTGAGGACGACGGCCCTTTCTTCGACCTCGAGTTCATGACCTTACCGCTGCAGGATGGAGCGCGGCATGCTCTAGAAAAGCAACAGCAGAAGTACTCTGACGCGGAGTCGGATGAGGAGGCCGACGAGTTCGAGCTCGCGATGTCCCCGGAGGGTGCAAGGTGCGGGCTTGAAGGCTGCGGCGGCGGTAGCCTCCGACGCATGGACGGCGTCGCCGTCTTCTCTGACGATCTCTTCCTCAAAG AggctgcggcggcggcggcggcggcccaCTTTACCAGGGACATCAGCTCCCGAAGCTCCTGCAGCAGCAGCTCCGGCGCGAGTCGGTTTCCTAAGGACGTGCTTCATCGCTACATCAGCAAGATCAAGCCGCTCTACGTCCTGCTCTCTAAGCGGTACAGCAAGAAGCTACGCTTCTCTGGGCCGCTGGTATCCAGCGACGCCGGTAAGGTGCGCCCCGCCGGGGAGCTCGGTGAAGATGGCTTCGGAGATCACCCGAAAGATCAACCTTCGGCGGCGAGTGGCCCCAAGCGATCGTTGAAGGCCCAAGATGCGAACATCCCAGCGGGGCTGAGGGTGGTGTGCCGACGGCTAAGGAAGAGCCGATCAGCGTCGGCCGCCGTCTCATTCCGCTCTCCTTCGCTGGCGTCCGGGCGACGCGACGACTCGCTCCTGGAGCAGCAAGACGGCATCCAAAGCGCCATCGCCCACTGCAAGCGCTCCTTCAACAAAG GTTCCGAGTCGCCGCTTACTCGATCAAGAAGCGATCCCGGCGACGGCAGATCAGCAGAATCCAGCAGGAGCTGCGACGTCGTCGTATCATCATCGTCCGTTCCGAATTTTTATTAG